In Acidobacteriota bacterium, a single window of DNA contains:
- a CDS encoding DUF1828 domain-containing protein yields MNIENAVATLNQQLAGRVDVYERRPGRHQLIVPILHEDGDMVDIYLQSSPLGDGYIRICDFGMTLMRLSYTFDETSLARRRILDSILINNDIRNDAGNLYLDAPADSLYRGVLQFAGCVQKVCNMRYWAREVPRSSFYDDLDEYVATELTPLSPIADYYPLPDYPVGVDWSLTHNDRALYLFGVRGNDKAKNVAISLLEFQKARLLFISLIVHEDMSDLGAREMLYLTRNADLQYPGLSDFMQRAIEDVQRIAAWQE; encoded by the coding sequence ATGAACATCGAGAACGCCGTCGCGACGTTGAACCAGCAGCTCGCGGGACGTGTCGATGTTTACGAACGGCGCCCTGGACGCCATCAACTGATCGTCCCCATTCTGCACGAAGACGGCGACATGGTGGATATCTATCTGCAGAGCAGTCCGCTCGGCGACGGCTACATCCGCATTTGCGACTTCGGCATGACTCTGATGCGTCTTTCCTATACGTTCGATGAGACATCTCTGGCGCGCAGGCGGATTCTCGACAGCATCCTTATCAACAACGACATCCGAAACGACGCCGGCAATCTGTATCTCGATGCACCGGCGGATTCACTCTACCGTGGCGTGCTTCAGTTTGCCGGCTGTGTACAGAAAGTGTGCAACATGCGCTACTGGGCACGGGAAGTGCCTCGCAGCAGCTTCTACGACGACCTCGATGAATATGTCGCGACAGAATTGACACCATTGTCTCCGATTGCCGACTACTACCCACTACCCGATTACCCGGTTGGCGTGGACTGGTCTCTGACGCACAACGACCGTGCGCTCTATCTTTTCGGCGTACGCGGCAACGACAAAGCGAAGAACGTAGCCATCTCCCTGCTGGAGTTCCAAAAGGCGAGGCTCCTCTTCATCAGCTTGATCGTGCATGAAGACATGAGCGATCTGGGCGCAAGAGAGATGCTGTATCTGACCAGGAATGCCGATCTCCAATACCCGGGCCTGAGCGACTTCATGCAGAGGGCGATAGAGGACGTGCAGCGAATCGCCGCCTGGCAAGAATGA